The window CAGAAGTCTCCCCTTCCACTCTGTTTGCAGTGGCCAGCATACTGGAGGGCTGCGCCTACATTAACGGAGCTCCTCAGAACACCTTTGTTCCTGGAGCAGTAGAGCTGGCCATGCAGAGAGGCGTCTTCATCGCCGGCGATGACTTTAAGTCCGGTCAAACCAAGATCAAGTCAGTGCTGGTGGACTTTCTGGTTAGCGCAGGCATCAAGGTACAAGCAGGGTTTGATGTTTTGGGGGAAATTAAACCTACTTTACTTacttaaaacaaaaacgtttcttttctttttttcagccaACGTCTATTGTCAGTTACAATCACCTTGGCAACAATGACGGGAAAAACTTGTCGGCCCCGCAGCAGTTTCGCTCCAAAGAGATTTCTAAGAGCAATGTAGTTGATGACATTGTCCAGTCCAACCCCATTTTGTACAAGCCTGGAGAGAAACCCGACCACTGTGTAAGTCAGAGCATCACAAATGTGAGGAAATCCACAGCAGCGGTTAGACGTCAAGAAAATTCCAACCTCTTCTCTGTCTTATTTTAGGTGGTGATTAAATATGTCCCTTATGTGGGAGACAGCAAACGAGCCATGGATGAGTACACATCAGAAATCATGATGGGAGGACTCAATACTATTGCAATGCACAACACCTGTGaggtgagttgttttttttttctgcagccatAAGCCACGTTGTGAACAGACATAGAGGAGAGATGCTCAGCATCAAGATCTCATGCATACACATTAAGGTCATTTAAACTGAAGCTGCACAATCCTGGAAGTAATTTAAGGTTCAAACTGAACACAATTCATTTTTGAACCATCAGTGGTATCAaatttacaaacacatttttaatattatttattttgatgcgTTCATTGTAATTACACTTAAAGTAAGGTTTTATTAAATCTGAAATTCAGAAACACTAGCTCCCTCCAGTggtggaataaaaaataatggcaaccatttagaaataaaaaaattaaatggcaAGTGTGCATGAGCACATAAATATTTCATGttagtaaatattttttctcaCTCCTTCATAACCAATTACCTTTTTTCTTATCTCGACAGGATTCTCTGCTTGCAAGCCCCATCATTCTTGACCTGGTGATCCTAACTGAGCTTTGTCAGCGTGTGAGCATCAAGCCTCAGGGAGAAGAAGACTTCCAGTCTTTCCACAGCGTCTTAGCCCTCCTCTCCTACCTCTGCAAGGCCCCAATGGTGCCATCAGGGACCCCTGTTATCAATGCCTTCTTCCGTCAGAGGGCTTGCATTGAAAACATCATGAggtgtgaatttaaaaaaaatatgcagcacactgttttatttgatttctttgtATGTGCATAAACTAGGTTCTTGTTCACCTTCTAACAGcagtctttgtgttttcagggCATGCCTTGGTCTTCCTCCTCAGAACCACATGATGCTTGAGCACAAGCTGCAGAGGAACTTCCTGTCTGCACACACAACCTATGTCAACAGCGACGTGGCTgctttgaaaacatttacacTCCCCAATGGGAAACATGTACCTATCCCCATCACAAACGGAATTCACGCACACGAGAATGACACTGCATGTGCTCTGTGATTGcacatttttagctaaaacaaaGTGCAAAACTACTGTAAGCCTATTTTTTTAGAAGAACAAGTATTTTGTGatcaaacaaaagacatttgAGAATTTAACtaggtgttaaaataaaatgattttagagTACTTGTGATAAATATCATTCATGTAGAAGAAATGTGTTAAGTCTTTTTAGTCTGTATTATATTTGAAGTTTACTAAGCTGCTGTGCCTCAGTACTGTTCAACTGTATACTGTGCTGCATTcctaaaaaatactgttttaaaaacagatttaggttttgctttatttgttttttgttttctagtcTTGTGTCATTGTGTAAATGCCTATTTATATACAATAAACATAAGTATTGATTTCcctaaactgcttttttttttctttcggtTCACCTTCTAAGGTCTAGCCTatgttcattttaataaaaaacatattatGCAAATTAATCTGCAACAGCCAGCACATATGTTGAGCAAcctaatattttttaacatttattacatgtagaaaatgtattcatgtaattatctgcagtttttaagaaaaggaaTTACAAGCACTCAATATTTGTCAAGGAACAataataatgtgtttttatttcattggaaCAGATTAAAACTTAATACATTtctacaaaacattttaaaacttttagaaaatctgttgggagaaaaaaatagaacaaaatcaTAATTCTTTCTACATGAGTTTTCCTATCATCTCTGGAAAAATGCCACCTtcacacacgtgtgtgtgtgttggtgtgttatTCTGCAAGTGTACCAATCCCCAGCTAAATGAGTCTGGAAGGATTGATTGTGGAAGTGAAATGTGttgcactgtttgtgtgttttttttttctttgcttagaCGATAAAGGACGATAAAGGAACGAGCTGGGGTCCAGATTGCGTTACAGCTGAGCCAATTGTAAGAGGAGAGATGAGTCACTTTCCTGACGGATCTGTTTTCTCCTTatgtttacatgtatttaattttgCAAAAATTTACAGTGGTATTCTTTATTGCTAGTTAAAACACGTTTATGAAAACACCATATACTTTTTGATTTCATCTTTAGTGAGAAGTTGATTTAGTTATTTAATAACACTTGGAATATTTTAtattcacaagaacatgtttttcaaatcaaacaatTATTTACCATAATACCAGTACATTTCATAAGAAGAGCACCTGGAACCACTGGTATTTAACTTATTATTTACGGGTTATTTTCCTCCTTTCCATTTGTtgttattattcattattaCTAATACTATTACTAATATTGTTGTTGTGTAAGGTAATACTTATGAAGTGCCAAaaaagtgtatatatatat is drawn from Oryzias latipes chromosome 22, ASM223467v1 and contains these coding sequences:
- the isyna1 gene encoding inositol-3-phosphate synthase 1; protein product: MSVNIHINSPNVKYTDTHIFAKYSYESTSVQQDGSNITVTPRSTEMTFRTERRVPRLGVMLVGWGGNNGTTVTAAVLANKLGLTWRTKNGEMKANYYGSLLQSSTVCLGSGLEGEVNVPFRDVLPMVHPNNIVFDGWDISSMDLGRAMERAKVLDWSLQEQLRPYMSCLKPRPSIYIPEFIAANQESRADNVLTGTLTEQVEQIRADIRDFRQSSGVDKVIVLWTANTERFCDIVPGINDTAKNLLAAIQAGAEVSPSTLFAVASILEGCAYINGAPQNTFVPGAVELAMQRGVFIAGDDFKSGQTKIKSVLVDFLVSAGIKPTSIVSYNHLGNNDGKNLSAPQQFRSKEISKSNVVDDIVQSNPILYKPGEKPDHCVVIKYVPYVGDSKRAMDEYTSEIMMGGLNTIAMHNTCEDSLLASPIILDLVILTELCQRVSIKPQGEEDFQSFHSVLALLSYLCKAPMVPSGTPVINAFFRQRACIENIMRACLGLPPQNHMMLEHKLQRNFLSAHTTYVNSDVAALKTFTLPNGKHVPIPITNGIHAHENDTACAL